Proteins encoded in a region of the Halarcobacter mediterraneus genome:
- the glmU gene encoding bifunctional UDP-N-acetylglucosamine diphosphorylase/glucosamine-1-phosphate N-acetyltransferase GlmU, translated as MTKKSIIILAAGAGTRMKSTTPKVLHKISGKPMLYYSIKEALKISDDVTVVLYHQAQRVQEEMEKYFANINYVIQDHENYPGTGGAVMNVTPKYEKTLVLNADMPLIQAVELEKFDINATIVMSVLQLDDASGYGRVVIENGNVQKIVEQKDASEDELKITTANAGSYQFDTKFLLENLSKLSNDNAQKEYYITDLIEMAILQKKVLKPIIVSEENFKGVNSKVELADAEVIHQNRIKKAFMSEGVIMRLPDTIYIEEGVQIEGESILENGVTLLGNTKIVNSHIKTNTVIEDSILINSDAGPMARIRPGSELDKTHIGNFVETKKAKLNGVKAGHLTYLGDCEIDEGTNIGCGTITCNYDGINKYKTIIGKNVFVGSDTQFVAPITVEDDVLIGAGSTVTNDLKKGQLYTTRAKKRVVEGYFYKHFESKK; from the coding sequence ATGACAAAAAAATCTATTATTATTTTGGCTGCTGGTGCAGGAACAAGAATGAAATCAACTACACCAAAGGTTTTACATAAAATCTCTGGTAAACCAATGTTATATTATTCTATAAAAGAGGCTTTAAAAATTAGTGATGATGTAACCGTTGTTCTTTATCACCAAGCACAAAGAGTGCAAGAAGAAATGGAAAAATATTTTGCAAATATTAATTATGTAATTCAAGACCATGAAAATTATCCAGGTACTGGTGGGGCAGTTATGAATGTAACTCCTAAGTACGAAAAAACATTAGTTTTAAATGCAGATATGCCATTAATTCAAGCTGTAGAATTAGAAAAATTTGATATTAATGCTACTATTGTAATGTCAGTACTTCAATTAGATGATGCTTCTGGGTATGGAAGAGTAGTAATAGAAAATGGAAATGTTCAAAAAATAGTTGAACAAAAAGATGCGAGTGAAGATGAACTTAAAATCACAACTGCAAATGCAGGAAGCTATCAATTTGATACAAAATTTTTACTAGAAAATCTATCAAAACTTTCAAATGATAACGCCCAAAAAGAGTACTATATAACTGATTTAATAGAAATGGCAATCTTGCAAAAAAAGGTTTTGAAACCAATTATAGTTAGCGAAGAAAACTTTAAAGGTGTAAACTCAAAAGTAGAATTAGCAGATGCAGAAGTAATACACCAAAATAGAATCAAAAAAGCCTTCATGAGTGAGGGTGTAATTATGAGATTACCAGATACTATTTATATAGAAGAGGGTGTTCAAATAGAAGGTGAATCTATTTTAGAAAATGGTGTTACTCTTTTAGGAAATACTAAAATAGTAAATTCTCATATTAAAACAAATACAGTAATAGAAGATTCCATTTTAATCAATTCTGATGCAGGACCAATGGCAAGAATTAGACCAGGAAGTGAACTTGATAAAACTCATATTGGAAATTTTGTTGAAACAAAAAAAGCCAAACTAAATGGTGTAAAAGCAGGGCACTTAACATACCTTGGTGATTGTGAAATTGATGAAGGTACAAACATTGGTTGTGGAACAATAACTTGTAATTATGATGGAATCAATAAATATAAAACTATTATAGGTAAAAATGTATTTGTAGGAAGTGATACTCAATTTGTAGCTCCAATAACTGTAGAAGATGATGTTCTTATTGGTGCAGGAAGTACTGTAACAAATGATTTAAAAAAAGGACAACTTTATACAACAAGAGCTAAGAAAAGAGTTGTAGAAGGTTATTTTTATAAACATTTTGAAAGTAAGAAATAG
- a CDS encoding ankyrin repeat domain-containing protein yields MLGMFKGDNAEALHKELLKNYVDEKKIQTFIDSGVNINRRDAKGRTLLFELAAKRRIESIKILIRNGIDINAEDNYGKTVLSEAADKMDGMMIRFLLDNGASVNHINSSGRTVLQDAALEENDKVFKILMAHNPDLSITDHYGKTVLFDAVEGGNLDIIKEVVNNIEDINIVDNNGQTVLFHSVLKNQPAITKYLISCGMDVNILDKKRQNVLFNAIILGAKNIPIIELLLENGIKINIKDYADKTLLDEILRILAISKQTDIKIEGKYRFVNENRNYLRLTGFLIDNGLAINRTDSQGKTVLYKEVERENYDTIDFLISSGADINAEDNEGRTVLFDAVLKGPNNMKMIDHLIEKGADMDHKDYTDRTIIDDLCEAILITRNNKKPTLRRFLDIKEDADYMVLLKKMLLFKPKINLPRAKGRTLIFDLVNEPNLDLIKLVVNAGVDLNIEDTEGNTPLSYMIDHGLKITKQREKEQFLERLVFLLKFRVDVNTIDKEGRTIFHKAVMADDIEIVEKLLTKKTNLDIKDKQGRTALHHTQWKGNYKIARLLIAAGADINAADYAGFTILNYAAILGHTKLVVVLIVSGVLMYNHNKKSKSVAKFFKEREPNLEKLVNANITDGKMIRALQEVADNLKKEINEALKG; encoded by the coding sequence ATGTTAGGTATGTTTAAAGGTGATAATGCAGAGGCATTACATAAAGAACTTTTAAAAAACTATGTTGATGAAAAAAAAATACAAACATTTATTGATAGTGGTGTAAATATTAATAGAAGAGATGCAAAGGGACGAACTTTACTCTTTGAGTTAGCTGCTAAAAGAAGAATTGAATCAATTAAAATACTTATAAGAAATGGTATTGATATCAATGCTGAAGATAATTATGGTAAAACAGTATTAAGTGAAGCAGCTGATAAAATGGATGGAATGATGATTCGTTTTCTTCTTGATAATGGAGCTAGTGTAAATCATATTAACTCTTCAGGAAGAACAGTCTTGCAAGATGCTGCTTTAGAAGAAAATGATAAAGTTTTTAAAATTCTTATGGCTCATAATCCTGACTTATCAATTACTGACCACTATGGAAAGACTGTTCTTTTTGATGCAGTTGAAGGTGGTAATCTTGATATTATCAAAGAAGTAGTAAATAATATTGAAGATATAAATATTGTTGATAATAATGGGCAAACGGTACTTTTTCATTCAGTTTTAAAGAATCAACCTGCAATAACTAAATATTTAATCTCTTGTGGAATGGATGTAAATATTTTAGATAAGAAAAGACAAAATGTTCTTTTTAATGCTATTATTTTAGGTGCAAAAAATATTCCTATAATTGAACTACTTTTAGAAAATGGTATTAAAATTAATATTAAAGATTATGCAGATAAAACTCTACTAGATGAGATTCTTAGAATTTTGGCAATCTCAAAACAAACAGATATAAAAATAGAAGGAAAATACAGATTTGTAAATGAAAATAGAAATTACTTAAGACTAACAGGCTTTTTAATAGATAATGGCTTAGCTATTAATAGAACAGATTCTCAAGGAAAAACAGTACTTTACAAAGAGGTTGAAAGAGAAAATTATGATACTATTGATTTTTTAATTTCTTCAGGAGCTGATATTAACGCAGAAGATAATGAAGGAAGAACCGTACTTTTTGATGCAGTTTTAAAAGGTCCTAATAATATGAAAATGATCGACCATCTTATTGAAAAAGGTGCAGATATGGATCATAAGGATTATACAGATAGAACAATAATTGATGATCTTTGTGAAGCTATTTTAATAACTAGAAATAATAAAAAACCAACTTTGAGAAGATTTTTAGATATTAAAGAAGATGCTGATTATATGGTTCTTTTAAAGAAAATGCTTTTATTTAAACCTAAAATAAATCTACCAAGGGCTAAGGGTAGAACACTTATTTTTGACTTAGTAAATGAACCTAATTTAGATTTAATTAAACTTGTCGTTAATGCAGGAGTAGATTTAAATATAGAAGATACAGAAGGAAATACACCTTTATCTTATATGATTGACCATGGCTTAAAAATAACAAAACAAAGAGAGAAAGAACAGTTTTTAGAGAGACTTGTATTTCTTTTAAAATTTAGAGTAGATGTTAATACAATAGATAAAGAAGGAAGAACTATTTTTCATAAAGCTGTTATGGCAGATGATATAGAAATTGTAGAAAAACTATTAACTAAAAAAACAAATTTAGATATTAAAGATAAACAAGGAAGAACGGCTTTACATCATACTCAGTGGAAAGGTAATTATAAAATAGCAAGACTATTAATTGCAGCAGGAGCTGATATTAATGCCGCTGATTATGCAGGATTTACTATTTTAAATTATGCCGCAATTTTAGGACATACTAAATTAGTAGTTGTTTTAATTGTTTCTGGTGTTCTTATGTACAATCATAATAAAAAAAGTAAATCTGTTGCAAAGTTTTTTAAAGAAAGAGAACCAAATTTAGAAAAGTTAGTTAATGCAAATATTACAGATGGAAAAATGATAAGAGCTTTACAGGAAGTTGCAGATAACTTGAAAAAAGAAATAAATGAAGCTTTAAAAGGTTAA
- a CDS encoding helicase-related protein codes for MKETFHEQLQSFLNCSLKELFPLARSMNRKLKFFVGPTNSGKTYNAMEELKKANSGLYLAPLRLLALEGHEELKEANIKSSLITGEEQLINEDASHICSTIEMMDFNLDVDVAIIDEVQMLDDDERGWAWVNAIIGCPSKTVIMTGSVNALESVKKIAAYLGEELEVVKHKRKTPLKVMEKHVALDNLEPATALIAFSRMDVLKLKQKLQKKYRVSVIYGNLSPEVRRDEAKRFREGKSDILIATDAISMGLNLPIKNILFTTDTKFDGVSRRKITVNEIVQIAGRAGRYKIFDAGFLGATRRDVLNYIKEEFEQAIKTIKPPYKVKISTEQLLELSNHIKTKSLVKILKYFKVNMKFDGPFIASNISSLIEAANIVDKREKLDLEKKYLLAQAPITTKSKIILQAYEAYIAAVIKNKVCRYKPSITLPRKAVTQKDLLLVEDEVKKISLYLWLSYKFPDIFIDYEKAIILRNSFNSFIEKTLKSSLKVRENNFDKKNWKSKSRFRRR; via the coding sequence ATGAAAGAAACCTTCCACGAACAATTACAAAGCTTTTTAAATTGCAGTTTAAAAGAGTTATTCCCTTTAGCAAGAAGTATGAACAGAAAATTAAAATTTTTTGTAGGACCCACTAACTCCGGTAAAACTTATAATGCAATGGAAGAACTAAAAAAAGCAAATTCAGGATTATACTTAGCTCCTTTGAGACTTCTAGCTTTAGAAGGTCATGAAGAATTAAAAGAAGCAAATATAAAAAGCTCTTTAATTACAGGAGAAGAACAACTTATAAATGAAGATGCATCGCATATATGTTCAACTATTGAAATGATGGATTTTAATTTAGATGTGGATGTTGCAATTATAGATGAAGTTCAAATGTTAGATGATGATGAAAGAGGTTGGGCTTGGGTTAATGCAATTATTGGCTGTCCTTCAAAAACAGTTATTATGACAGGAAGTGTAAATGCTTTGGAGTCTGTAAAAAAAATAGCTGCATATTTAGGTGAAGAACTTGAAGTTGTTAAACATAAAAGAAAAACCCCTTTAAAAGTGATGGAAAAACACGTTGCTTTAGATAATTTAGAACCAGCAACTGCTCTTATAGCTTTCTCAAGAATGGATGTCTTAAAATTAAAACAAAAACTACAAAAAAAATATAGAGTCTCAGTAATTTATGGAAATTTATCTCCAGAGGTTAGAAGAGATGAAGCAAAAAGATTTAGGGAAGGTAAAAGTGATATTTTAATCGCAACTGATGCAATTTCTATGGGATTAAACTTACCTATAAAAAATATACTTTTTACTACTGATACAAAGTTTGATGGAGTAAGTAGAAGAAAAATAACAGTAAATGAAATAGTTCAAATTGCAGGAAGAGCAGGTAGATATAAAATATTTGATGCAGGTTTTTTAGGAGCAACAAGAAGAGATGTATTAAATTATATAAAAGAAGAGTTTGAACAAGCTATCAAAACTATAAAACCCCCATATAAAGTTAAAATTTCAACAGAACAATTGTTAGAACTAAGTAATCATATTAAAACAAAATCTTTAGTGAAGATTTTAAAATATTTTAAAGTAAATATGAAGTTTGATGGTCCTTTTATTGCTTCAAATATTTCATCTTTGATTGAAGCTGCAAATATAGTTGATAAAAGAGAGAAGTTAGATTTAGAAAAAAAATATCTTCTAGCACAAGCTCCTATTACTACAAAGTCAAAAATTATTTTACAAGCTTATGAAGCATATATTGCAGCTGTTATTAAAAATAAAGTATGTAGGTATAAACCATCTATAACTCTTCCTCGAAAAGCGGTTACTCAAAAGGATTTATTACTTGTAGAAGACGAAGTAAAAAAAATATCTTTATATTTATGGCTTTCTTATAAATTTCCCGATATATTTATTGATTATGAAAAAGCAATAATTTTAAGAAATTCATTTAATTCATTTATTGAAAAAACTTTAAAAAGCAGTTTAAAAGTAAGAGAAAATAATTTTGACAAAAAGAATTGGAAGAGTAAAAGTAGATTTAGACGAAGATAA
- the trmA gene encoding tRNA (uridine(54)-C5)-methyltransferase TrmA, producing MNCEYFGKCGSCTLYEMNYEEQLNFKIQREKERFNEFDIPNIDIITSEKQNFRTRAEFRIWKNFDKNEEPTISYAMNSFEKNALEIQSCQIVSKDISELMPKLLEKIKKSEELKFKLFACEFLGSTTKDMLVTLIYHRKLEDSWIEEAKKLEKEFNIKIIGRSRKQKEILSEDFIKETLNIENKEFYFQYKEGGFTQPNTKVNIKMIEWVLSQIEKTGKDLCELYCGGGNFTIPLSQKFNKVLATEISKTSIKSALTNCSLNNISNIDFIRMSAEEFVEALKAKREFRRLKDIDLRTYDFDTIFVDPPRAGLDDTTRNLSKQFDKIIYISCNPETLHRDLKELTKTHKIINFALFDQFSYTNHIESGVFLNKV from the coding sequence ATGAATTGTGAATATTTTGGAAAATGTGGAAGCTGTACTTTATATGAAATGAACTATGAAGAGCAATTAAATTTTAAAATACAAAGGGAAAAAGAACGTTTTAATGAATTTGATATTCCTAATATAGATATTATTACAAGTGAAAAACAAAACTTTCGAACAAGAGCAGAATTTAGAATTTGGAAAAATTTTGATAAAAACGAGGAACCAACAATTTCATATGCAATGAATAGTTTTGAAAAAAATGCACTTGAAATACAAAGTTGTCAAATTGTTTCAAAAGACATTTCAGAACTGATGCCGAAGCTTTTGGAAAAAATTAAAAAAAGTGAAGAATTAAAGTTTAAACTTTTTGCCTGTGAATTTTTAGGCTCAACTACAAAGGATATGCTTGTAACACTTATTTATCATAGAAAACTTGAAGACTCTTGGATAGAAGAAGCAAAAAAACTTGAAAAAGAATTTAATATAAAAATTATAGGAAGAAGTAGAAAACAAAAAGAGATTCTAAGTGAAGATTTTATAAAAGAAACATTAAATATTGAAAATAAAGAGTTTTATTTTCAATACAAAGAAGGTGGTTTCACTCAACCAAATACAAAAGTAAATATAAAAATGATTGAATGGGTTTTATCCCAAATAGAAAAAACAGGTAAAGACCTCTGTGAACTTTATTGTGGAGGAGGCAACTTTACAATTCCTTTAAGCCAAAAATTCAATAAAGTACTTGCAACTGAAATTTCTAAAACCTCTATTAAATCTGCATTAACAAACTGTTCTTTAAATAATATATCAAATATAGACTTTATAAGAATGAGTGCAGAAGAATTTGTTGAAGCCTTAAAAGCAAAAAGAGAGTTTAGAAGACTAAAGGATATTGATTTAAGAACATATGATTTTGATACTATTTTTGTAGATCCTCCAAGAGCGGGACTTGATGATACAACAAGAAACCTATCAAAACAATTTGATAAAATAATCTACATATCTTGTAATCCAGAAACTTTACATAGAGATTTAAAAGAATTAACAAAAACACATAAAATAATAAATTTTGCACTCTTTGATCAATTTTCATATACAAATCATATAGAATCAGGGGTTTTCTTAAACAAAGTTTAA
- a CDS encoding flagellin N-terminal helical domain-containing protein has translation MRINTNISSLTAQESAVNTNNNIKGSLEKLSSGLKINKASDDASGLAIADKLRTQATSINQGIDNGNSAVALLQIADKSMAEQSNILDTIKAKLIQANTSTTSYDGREAIRKDIGKLLEQLDSIAKQTNYNGNTLLQSTNSTNSSEALTFQIGEGYKDVISSESIKSNTIGLGGGSEKLIQTSGASNQNNIIADNSALIINTNKGADWAGGTDGDGKIDSADIADITITGQTTGATPTNTGIGVINISAEQIDKISDGANDLEVQFDDKTSILIRDRINAGESGFAATDITYDKDKNTFTIIEGGAFSMKDLGKIGSMQVDAGTAEELNITGEVKNLVIHNTEDIKLNGDASSTATTNNQLKVTTTDAAASGALIGGQALASLGNLSTGELTTEKAAQFQGVIDSAISTLNSYRADIGSTQNQVESAVRNLMTQATNVKAAESIIRDVDYAKESANFNKQNIISQAGSYAISQANNVQQNVLRLLQ, from the coding sequence ATGAGAATAAATACAAATATTTCATCTCTAACAGCACAAGAGTCAGCAGTAAATACTAACAATAACATTAAAGGTTCGTTAGAAAAATTATCTTCTGGTTTAAAAATTAATAAAGCTAGTGATGATGCTTCTGGTTTAGCAATTGCTGATAAATTAAGAACTCAAGCTACTTCTATCAATCAAGGTATTGATAATGGTAACTCTGCAGTTGCACTTCTTCAGATTGCAGATAAATCTATGGCTGAGCAATCTAATATTCTAGATACAATTAAAGCTAAACTTATCCAAGCTAATACTTCAACTACATCTTATGATGGTAGAGAAGCAATTAGAAAAGATATTGGTAAATTATTAGAACAATTAGATAGTATTGCAAAGCAAACAAACTATAATGGTAATACTTTACTACAATCGACAAATAGTACAAACTCTTCGGAAGCATTAACTTTTCAAATTGGAGAGGGTTATAAAGATGTAATCTCATCAGAGTCTATTAAATCAAATACAATTGGTTTAGGTGGAGGAAGTGAGAAGCTTATCCAAACTTCTGGAGCTTCAAATCAAAATAATATTATTGCTGACAATTCTGCATTAATCATTAACACAAACAAAGGTGCTGATTGGGCAGGAGGAACTGATGGTGATGGTAAAATAGATTCAGCAGATATTGCAGATATTACTATTACAGGGCAAACAACTGGTGCAACTCCTACAAACACAGGTATTGGAGTTATAAATATTAGTGCAGAACAAATTGATAAAATATCAGATGGTGCTAATGATTTAGAAGTTCAATTTGATGATAAAACTTCAATTTTAATTAGAGATAGAATCAATGCAGGTGAAAGTGGTTTCGCAGCCACTGATATCACTTATGATAAAGATAAAAATACTTTCACTATTATAGAAGGTGGTGCTTTCTCTATGAAAGACCTTGGTAAAATTGGTTCTATGCAAGTTGATGCAGGAACAGCAGAAGAATTAAATATCACAGGTGAAGTTAAAAACTTAGTTATACATAATACAGAAGATATTAAATTAAACGGTGATGCTTCTTCAACAGCAACTACAAATAATCAATTAAAAGTTACTACTACAGATGCTGCGGCTAGTGGTGCATTAATTGGTGGTCAAGCTTTAGCTTCTTTAGGTAATCTTTCAACTGGAGAATTAACTACTGAGAAAGCTGCACAATTCCAAGGTGTTATTGATAGTGCTATTTCTACACTTAACTCATATAGAGCTGATATTGGTTCGACTCAAAACCAAGTTGAATCAGCTGTACGTAACTTAATGACTCAAGCAACAAATGTAAAAGCTGCCGAGTCTATTATTAGAGATGTTGATTATGCAAAAGAATCTGCAAACTTCAACAAACAAAATATCATCTCTCAAGCTGGTTCTTATGCTATTTCTCAAGCAAATAATGTACAACAAAATGTTCTTAGATTACTTCAATAG
- a CDS encoding flagellin N-terminal helical domain-containing protein → MRINTNISSISAQESATNTNNNIKSSLEKLSSGLKINKASDDASGLAIADKLRTQATSINQGIDNGNSAVSLLQIADKSMAEQSNILDTIKAKLIQANTSTTSYDGREAIRKDIGKLLEQLDNIAEQTNYNGNTLLQSNDSTNGSESLNFQIGEGYQDIISSESIKSNTIGLGGGSEKVVQTSGASNQNNIIADGSAMIISTNKGADWAGGTDGDGKIDSSDIADITITGQTTGTTPTNTGIGVVNISADQIDKIAAGDGSDLEVQFDDKTTQLIRDKINEAESGGGFESADITYDKDKNTFTIIDGGAFSMKDLGKIGSMQVDAGTAEELNITGEVRNLAIHNTEDIKLNGDASSTATTNNQLKVTTTDAAASGALIGGQALASLGNLSTGELTAEKAAQFQGVVDSAISSLNSYRADIGSTQNQVESAVRNLMTQSTNVQAAESIIRDVDYAKESANFNKQNIISQAGSYAISQANATQQNVLRLLQ, encoded by the coding sequence ATGAGAATTAATACAAATATTTCATCTATTTCTGCTCAAGAATCAGCAACAAATACTAACAATAACATTAAAAGTTCGTTAGAGAAATTATCTTCTGGTTTAAAAATTAACAAAGCTAGTGATGATGCTTCTGGTTTAGCAATTGCTGATAAATTAAGAACTCAAGCTACTTCTATCAATCAAGGTATTGATAATGGTAACTCAGCGGTTTCTTTATTACAAATCGCAGATAAATCTATGGCTGAGCAATCTAATATTCTAGATACAATTAAAGCTAAACTTATCCAAGCTAATACTTCAACTACTTCTTATGATGGTAGAGAAGCAATTAGAAAAGATATTGGTAAATTATTAGAACAATTAGATAATATTGCTGAACAAACAAACTATAATGGTAATACTTTACTACAATCAAATGATAGTACAAATGGTTCAGAATCTTTAAACTTCCAAATTGGGGAAGGATATCAAGATATTATTTCTTCAGAATCTATTAAATCAAATACAATTGGTTTAGGTGGAGGAAGTGAAAAAGTTGTTCAAACTTCTGGTGCTTCAAATCAAAATAATATTATTGCTGATGGTTCTGCAATGATTATTAGTACTAATAAAGGTGCTGATTGGGCAGGGGGAACTGATGGTGATGGTAAAATTGACTCTTCAGATATTGCAGATATTACTATTACAGGTCAGACAACAGGAACAACTCCTACAAATACAGGTATTGGAGTTGTAAATATTTCTGCTGACCAAATTGATAAAATAGCAGCTGGTGATGGTAGTGATTTAGAAGTTCAATTTGATGATAAAACTACTCAATTAATTAGAGATAAAATTAATGAAGCTGAATCTGGTGGAGGTTTTGAATCTGCAGATATTACTTATGATAAAGATAAAAATACTTTCACTATTATAGATGGTGGTGCTTTCTCTATGAAAGATCTTGGTAAAATTGGTTCTATGCAAGTTGATGCGGGAACAGCAGAAGAATTAAATATCACAGGTGAAGTTAGAAATTTAGCTATTCATAATACAGAAGATATTAAATTAAATGGAGATGCTTCTTCAACAGCAACTACAAATAATCAATTAAAAGTTACTACTACAGATGCTGCGGCTAGTGGTGCATTAATTGGTGGTCAAGCTTTAGCTTCTTTAGGTAATCTTTCAACTGGAGAATTAACTGCTGAAAAAGCTGCACAATTCCAAGGTGTAGTTGATAGTGCTATTTCATCTCTAAACTCATACAGAGCTGATATTGGTTCGACTCAAAACCAAGTTGAATCTGCCGTTAGAAACTTAATGACTCAGTCAACAAATGTTCAGGCTGCCGAGTCTATTATTAGAGATGTTGATTATGCAAAAGAATCTGCAAACTTCAACAAACAAAATATTATTTCTCAAGCTGGTTCTTATGCTATTTCTCAAGCAAATGCAACTCAGCAAAACGTTCTTAGATTACTTCAATAA